In Pseudomonadota bacterium, one genomic interval encodes:
- a CDS encoding hemerythrin domain-containing protein, whose translation MTNNGLPEQLPGFDDPLGLLRACHNKMLVHCGLLESLPDTPDPAVAQQVLRYFSTNAVTHHRDEEQDLFPRLNRQSIKLAELIHRLRQEHTELDRLWATIAAVLRRPAAAGTDPDFRSTVALFCALARDHIARENGELLPLAASSLSRAALGEIGESMAARRGVPYSAL comes from the coding sequence ATGACGAACAACGGCCTGCCCGAACAGCTGCCCGGTTTCGACGATCCGCTCGGCCTGCTGCGCGCGTGCCACAACAAGATGCTCGTACACTGCGGGCTGCTGGAGTCCCTGCCGGATACGCCGGATCCCGCCGTGGCACAGCAGGTGTTGCGCTATTTCTCCACCAACGCGGTGACCCACCACCGCGATGAGGAACAGGACCTGTTCCCGCGTCTGAACCGCCAGTCCATCAAGCTGGCGGAGCTGATCCATCGGCTCAGGCAGGAGCACACCGAGCTGGACCGGCTCTGGGCCACGATTGCCGCCGTCCTGCGACGTCCGGCAGCGGCCGGCACAGACCCGGATTTCAGGAGCACGGTAGCGCTGTTTTGCGCGCTCGCGCGCGACCACATCGCGCGCGAGAACGGGGAGCTGCTGCCACTGGCCGCCAGCAGCCTGAGCCGTGCGGCGCTGGGCGAGATCGGCGAATC